From Bordetella flabilis, the proteins below share one genomic window:
- a CDS encoding transcriptional regulator, with amino-acid sequence METAGPGDPERGATVHIRMLGPLTIRRADVVLPQPPSRKLRALIAYLALAPHPLTREHLCELLWDIPNDPRGELRWCLSKARTLLDEPGRRRVETVQEMVGLDLADCQVDALEIGQAMQQGIDVLETGRLRALALLFAGDFLAGLEVDRSPFFKNWLTAQRRRFRSCHAAVLEHLVARLPAGCEEGYACLDKWLALAPYDTRAHQLVLRALGASGRWREGEEHLAAAVRAFESEGLDSRPLRSAWREAKAGCATAAVQVADNAETALAQGVARDNAAAAPAPGSAPDNAGGRACRASIAVMPFLDRSNPGGARGGLTDGLAHDIIARLAKLRSLFVIAQGTVFALDQRGVGPEEAGRTLNVDYVVGGSLRRDAGRIAVDVELVESRTARIVWAEVFERKAGDAFLALDDIGNRIVASIESEIEAAERNRAILKQPDSLDAWEAHHRGLWHMYRFNRVDNAQARRFFEMAVRLDPTFSRAYAGLSFTHWQDAFQGWSGQDAAMNLALETAGQGLIADDRDPAAHWAMGRALWLRGRPDQSLVELQSAVDLSPNFALGHYTLGFVNCQSGDAQAAIESSDHSRRLSPFDPLLFGMLAVRAIALVRLGQYEDAAHWAVKAAARPNAHAHILAIAVHCLALAGRVDEARGFLATIHKTLPSYRLDSFLAAFRLAPEVEALFREAARRIGWT; translated from the coding sequence GTGGAAACCGCCGGGCCGGGCGATCCAGAGCGCGGCGCGACAGTCCATATCCGCATGCTGGGGCCCCTGACGATACGCCGTGCCGACGTGGTATTGCCGCAGCCACCGTCCCGCAAGCTGCGCGCCCTGATCGCCTACCTGGCGCTGGCCCCGCACCCCTTGACGCGCGAGCACCTGTGCGAGCTTCTGTGGGACATCCCGAACGATCCGCGCGGCGAGCTCCGCTGGTGCCTGAGCAAGGCGAGGACCCTGCTGGACGAGCCCGGACGCCGCCGGGTCGAAACGGTGCAGGAAATGGTCGGGCTGGACCTGGCCGATTGCCAGGTCGATGCGCTGGAGATCGGCCAGGCCATGCAGCAGGGCATCGATGTCCTGGAAACCGGGCGGCTGCGCGCGCTGGCCCTGCTGTTCGCCGGTGATTTCCTGGCGGGGCTGGAGGTCGATCGCAGCCCCTTTTTCAAGAACTGGCTGACCGCGCAGCGGCGCCGCTTCCGGTCCTGCCATGCGGCCGTGCTGGAGCACCTGGTTGCTCGGCTGCCGGCCGGATGCGAGGAAGGCTATGCCTGCCTGGACAAGTGGCTGGCGCTCGCGCCTTACGACACGCGCGCGCATCAATTGGTGCTGCGGGCGCTTGGCGCATCGGGACGTTGGCGGGAAGGCGAAGAGCATCTGGCCGCGGCCGTTCGCGCCTTCGAATCCGAAGGGCTGGACTCGCGGCCCTTGCGCAGCGCATGGCGCGAGGCAAAGGCCGGATGCGCAACCGCGGCGGTACAGGTTGCCGATAATGCGGAAACTGCACTGGCGCAGGGGGTCGCGCGCGACAACGCGGCCGCAGCACCGGCGCCGGGCAGCGCGCCGGACAACGCGGGCGGCAGGGCCTGCCGCGCCTCGATCGCCGTCATGCCGTTCCTGGATCGCTCGAACCCGGGCGGCGCCCGGGGCGGATTGACCGATGGCCTGGCGCACGACATCATCGCGCGGCTGGCCAAGCTGCGCAGCCTGTTCGTGATCGCACAAGGCACCGTTTTCGCCCTGGACCAACGTGGTGTGGGACCTGAGGAGGCAGGGCGTACGCTCAACGTCGACTATGTCGTCGGCGGATCGCTGCGGCGCGACGCCGGACGCATCGCCGTGGATGTCGAGCTGGTGGAGTCCAGGACCGCCCGCATCGTGTGGGCCGAGGTCTTCGAACGCAAGGCCGGCGATGCTTTCCTGGCGCTCGACGACATCGGCAACCGCATCGTTGCCTCCATCGAAAGCGAAATCGAGGCGGCCGAGCGCAACCGGGCCATCCTGAAGCAACCGGATTCCCTGGATGCATGGGAGGCGCATCATCGCGGCCTCTGGCACATGTACCGGTTCAACCGGGTCGACAATGCGCAGGCGCGCCGGTTCTTCGAGATGGCGGTACGACTGGACCCGACGTTCTCGCGCGCCTATGCGGGCTTGTCCTTCACGCATTGGCAGGACGCCTTCCAGGGCTGGAGCGGGCAGGACGCGGCAATGAACCTTGCCCTGGAAACAGCGGGACAGGGGCTGATCGCCGACGATCGCGACCCCGCCGCCCATTGGGCCATGGGCCGTGCGCTATGGCTGCGCGGCCGGCCGGACCAATCGCTGGTCGAACTGCAAAGCGCGGTCGACCTGAGCCCCAACTTCGCCCTGGGGCATTACACCCTGGGCTTCGTGAACTGCCAGTCCGGCGACGCCCAGGCGGCGATCGAGTCATCCGACCATTCGCGCCGGCTGAGCCCCTTCGATCCCTTGCTTTTCGGCATGCTGGCCGTGCGCGCCATTGCGCTGGTCCGCCTGGGCCAATACGAGGATGCGGCTCACTGGGCCGTCAAGGCGGCGGCGCGCCCGAACGCGCACGCGCACATCCTGGCCATCGCGGTCCACTGCCTGGCGCTGGCCGGCCGGGTCGACGAGGCCCGGGGTTTCCTCGCCACGATCCACAAGACGCTGCCGTCATATCGCCTCGACAGCTTCCTCGCTGCTTTCCGCCTGGCGCCCGAAGTGGAAGCATTGTTTCGCGAGGCCGCGCGGCGTATCGGCTGGACCTGA